In Sebastes fasciatus isolate fSebFas1 chromosome 8, fSebFas1.pri, whole genome shotgun sequence, the DNA window tctgtgtgtgtgtgcattttacaAGAAGCTCAGCAGCTCTCACAACCCCATGACATCTCTCACTACTCCCTTTAGTGTGTAAGAGTTATGTCTACACAGatgtaaactgaacatcttgcacagttcttcttcttcttcttcttcttcttcttcttcttcttcttcttcttctctctcgtACCTTTCTTCCATCTCACCGGAGATGTTTTCTCAGACTCTACTTGTTTTATTTAACAGCGAAGGCGGTTGCTCAGGAGCAAAAAAGAAGACAGGATGATGGGAGGAtagagagaggtgtgtgtggatTTTCTGCTGACTATACCGACAGGGAAATCAGTCATTATTCTAACAGTAAAAGAAAACCAAAGCTATTCAATAACAATATGTGCTGTAGGATGGATGGGTGTGTTTCAGTGAAGGCAACAAAGAATATAAAAGGCAAAATATTCCCCTCAGTGATGAAGCAATGAATAATACATTATCTCAGTTTGAAAAGGTTGCCTCCACTTCAAGCTCATCCTTTAAACCTCTAAGTTACTTTTTGACTGAACGTAGCCTGTAGCGGCAATAAGCAACAACACAGGGCTGACATTATCAAAGCTTCACTTCTGAGCGGCTTCTCCTTCGAGCTCGTGATGAATCTGAGCAGATAGATGACAGACAGCGATGCCTCCATTACTGGCCAATGgatccacatttttcatccTAATGAAACATGCTCCTCGGAGGCCCAAACTAAATATTTAATGGCCTCTCGCGGCGACCTTGAAACCCCTCTAACAAAGACAAAGGGACACCCCGCTTTCTTCCTATTCTTTTCATTCACTCCTtcatctgtctctttctgtctggaccaccagagaggaagaaaggacaaaccaaaacAAGATTGGACATCTCAGAGGACTCTATTTTCCTCAGCAGCGCTCTACTTTTAGCCTGAGAGGAAGTGAGGGTGCAAGGAAAATGATGCCATTTGTGACACTGGGATTTCAGCACCAATTGCCCTGCTCCTCTCGGGACCTGTTCCCACGGAGAAAGTGTTGCATGCTTGGTTGGACAATACCATGAAAAAATGCAGGCGAAAAAAGTGTTGCCATCTCCTATGGAGGAGTAAAAGTCCATGTGAGGAGAGGAATAAACCATTTCACTGGCTATAGTGCAGGGGCTAATGAGTTCAGTGAGAGAGTTGGGGCTATAAAGTGAGGTCAGCCATTTTATTACCTCTCTACCATGGGGGTGATGGGATGAATGGTACAATCCAGTGCTTCTCAACACTGGGTCCCTCTGCTAGTCTTCTAATCTACCCTGTAGTTAATAGCATTCACTGTGATCTCCCACATGTAAATtaagatttaaaggtcccatattgtgctcattttcaggttcacacttgtattttgtgtttctactagaacatgtttacatgctataatgttcaaaaaaaactttattttcctcatactgtctgcctgaatatacctgtatttaccctctgtctgaaacgctccgttttagcgcattttgacggaattgcaacagaatcgcgttgctaggcaacagcttgggtccatgtgtacttcctgtcagatgatgacattcacatacactgcaaccaggaaataaactggggcgcatttagaatgtttatgtttaaaattatgtcaagggtctaaatattgtatattcgtgacatcacgaatgggcagaaatcctgacagcttgtttcaaatgcagagtttctgaatacgggctgtgtgtatttccctgtggattgagtgttttgatactttcacagtatttatataggacttaagacggctttataataaaaaacattaaaatctcacttttttataatatggcaCCTTTAAGATTAGTTGGTAAGAATGAAAACCAACAGGGCTCTATAACCTACTGAGAGCTGATGAAGCTGATGCGTgttaactctctttctctctgcctcctgccTCCACCATTAAATCCACTCCACGTGTATTAAAGCGACAATGAGTGTGGAAAAATAGGTGTGGATGTGTTTACGTGCATTGCGATGGAGTCAAAGTGCGTGCTACTGTGAGTAAATGTGGGTAATGTGCTTGTCTGAACCCAAGTACCTGCTGTGCTGGCAACTAAGAACGTCCTGGCCCCCGTCCAACGTGGGGTTTAGTCAGTCATACATGAgtgtgtgcaaatgtgtgtCCTGGCAGGATGTGCGTTTCTGGTGTATTCAAACAGTGCTGTATAAAGAGGACAATAACAGTCCTTCCAGTGTTTGAGTAACCTGTTAGCAGCTGGCAAGTCTGAGCCTcagtcagacaaaacaacagaTCAATTTTTCATTCAGTGACCGGGACAGAGGAAGGGAGGCGGCGATAGACAAAATAACAGACCCGCTGTGGAAGTCTATTGAGAAAAGTGCttgaagggaaaacaaaaaCCTTCCTTTTCTATCATGTTCACCTTTCACACACATGAATCCCACAGTGAGAGAGGCCACTGCTGGTGTTAAGTGTGTAGTATGATGAAGCTCCTGTGGCATTACATGTTCCTGCATGCGAAGGTGTCAGTGCTAGAGTACTTACAGCGATGAGGATCTGCGTGCCGCTATGGACGACCTCGATGTACTGGTAGTCCATGATGCAGCCCATGACAGTGATGTAGGAGTGGCTCTCCGTGGTGGGGACCCCCGGAGCCTGCGGCATCTCTCTCCTCACGCAGCCCGGCCCGTGTTCGCTCCACCAGGAGTGATGGGCAGAGATGTTAAATGTCAGCAGGTCACTGTCctgaaaggagaaaaaaaacaaaacgtctTTTTTTGGTACGCTATTCATTACTTATGATGTAcgttcatttattctttatgagaaaaacaagGCTGGATCACAGGTGATGTTGTACAAGCGGCAGGGGGCTTATCTCTGGACACTTGCGATAGatatttgatgtattttttatcaatgttcttcttcttcaaagGGTTGGTTCAACCAATTACAAACTAGACTAACGTTGAATTCACACAAGAGCGGCGGCAAAGTGCAGCCTTCGGCAAGCTGCCACGGAaagtctatgaaaagctgcggcgGCCGCTCCCGAGCTCGGCAAGCTGCGGCCGTTTGATTCTGCGATGATGTGCAGCAAACAGAAGTTgagaaaagtttaacttttagcggCATATTGCAGAGAATTCCCCCAGCCAATcggtaaacagatcctgtgacttctgtgacatgttgacttatgctacaaagaatttcttcccacttgaaacacatgaaaacacCTCCTGGCCGCAGAAAAATTTTATTATTGCGGTGAGTCGCACTTCGCTGCTACCTGCTGTGAATTCGGCGTAAGAGTATGCTTAAATGATCAAAGTCCACACAATAGTTTAACTAaaacatttcactaaaaaccacaaatgtcaacctcaggGAGGCGCTAGAGGAAGAGTCAGGAGATCATTCAGGATTCATTCATTctcttcctctcatcctcccatgaatgtctgaacaacATTTCATGCCAATCCAtgcaatagttgttgagatatttcaatctggaccaaagtggtggactgaccgatattgccatccctagatgacgtgccgctagcatggctagaAACACATTTTCCTACTTACCATGAGCTGTGTCTAGCCATGTAcatagtttgggttttatttgcCCAGCGTCTTTAAGACTCCTGCTGTCACCCCGTAGCACTGACGGGGATGCAATTGTGTTGGTGGTGCTTAAAGCTTTGAAAAGAATACACTTAATTCAAAACAGCAATGTGTCTTTCCAGAAACAATGTGTCTGTTTCTCAGGATAATCCACAGACGTCACAGTCAACAGTTTTCTTTGGAACTACTTCCTAGTGAATAAATAATCCCTCtgaaaactgttgacagtgTGTTCTGTGGTTTATCCAGAGTAACAGCGGCATTGTTTCAGGAAAGAGGAAGTTGCTGttgaatgtttttaaatgtagtttttttttctcagtgctGTGAGCCCTACAAATGTACCGGGCTGGAGGCAGAACTCTCAGAGACTGAGAACCAggacaaataaaactaaaaatatctgcatggctagataCCACCAAAGGTAGGTGAGAATATaatagattttctttttcataatttgggtgaaccaacCTTTTAAGAGTTCTAACTGAAGATTGACAACACATATGACTCGCCTaaagaccatgagacacaggttACGAGGACATGAACCGTAGTCAGACGGAGCCAACCGTTTCAGAACTTTTTAAAGCTGCTGTCGgcaactttgagcaaatatgataaagtaaagttatttttataaaatggtcactatatcctgacagtagtgcatgagacagatacaAATcagtgtcctcctgtgctcctaatggcattttgCAAGATTTTAACATgcccaaaggaaaacaaccaatcagagccgggGAGTCTCTAACACAGTCAACGACGTCAATCACTTCTCGCaaaactcgcaaactctgatcaaaccaTCAAACTAGGcaccgctgatcaaatatgaatgaatattctgttactgtaatgcctatttttctccttaaatgttttcagagacaTCTTGTagcgtactgtttagctgtaaaatgagaaagtgggcggctggtgggtggtgcttggttttggctgggctgttttcaacatggtggctgggtcacaaactttctcattttacagctaaacagtaaacagtcaagatgtttctgaaaacatttgaggtgagaaataggcattacagtaacagaatattgattcatatttgatcagcgctgcctagtttgaccgtttgatcggagtccACGACCTTCAAGagcagtgactgacagctgctgtagagactgctcggctctaattggacacagaggcacatgattctttcacagattacccgtctcatgcactattgtctggatatagtgaccgttttataaaataaaaatttttttttttatcatatttgctcaaagttaccaactgcagctttaagctgcACCACATCAGTGCCGCAACTTTTAGATCAAGCATTGTATGCATGTAGCTCTTGTACACTCTGACGATGTTCAATTTGCACAGAGCCATATGAGCCCACGCACACACCAATCAATACCCCAATACAGCAATCTAACCCCGCATCTGCTCCTCAGTGACAACACATGCATTATTAACAAAGCCGAGCGTTGTCAGGAAACATCTCTGATTCCTATCAACCCCCACTCACGCTTACATGTACACACCGACAACACATACTTATCGCTGATATCAACAACCGTAAACAACAGAAATCTGTGCAGTCAGTGGAAACAACTGCAACAACAGTCATGAACAAtattaaaatgctgctgctgtctaTTATCCCTCTTATTCTTCATGTTGATTACTCATCAACTCCCTCTGTCTCCATTTTCCTTCTCTGTCATTCGGTCTCACACAGTCACAAAAACAAGGGCAGCTGAAGGTCAATAGGTAGGATTGTGAAGACTAATGACTTGACCGATGCCATTGATTGAGCCTGCGAGCTAGGGAAACCATCTCTATCCACGCTGGAGCCGCACTCGCGACTGTCGATATTGAGGCTTTTGGCAACTTACTGTCAAGAGTGTTATTGTTATGCTCCAATGCACCCCAAAGCACAAATCAATCTCTCCATATCATAGATTCAAGGTTCGTCCACTGATACTGCTCAAACTATTTTCTTTAACAAAAGTCAATACATATTTGGAGACGTTGCTATTACCGGAATCACCAGAGACACAAGGCTTTTTTTATAAAAGCTAAATATCAAATGATTAGAATCATATTTCTCGTGATTTATTGTTTCTGAAATACAGAGAGgagagtttgtgtttgtgtgatcaCATTGGGGAGCGAAGCTCAGTGGCTAACTGGGTGTTGTAGACTCTTCTGGATCTGACGAGAGTCTCATATTGACTTAGATTTCATAAAGGTGTGCATGCACGGTGGCTGCATATTGATTCAGAAGCGAGAGAGACTGTTGAGGGTGGTCTGCATGTCTAAAATAAAGTCTGtagtcactgtctgtgagagagggagagagagagagagagagaggaaagctgGGGACTACATCCACACAGAGACGGATGAATCAGAAAACttaatttaaatgtgaaaatattgtgtCCATATCAGCATTGGGCTGTCCTTCAAATCCCTACTTAATGCTCACAAAGCAATCTGACAAACATAAATACGGGTTATTGATAACGCTGTATTGTGTGATCAGCTATATTGGCAATTTATATGAGCGATCACAGAGATAGAAGCAGTGTAGGCATATGTTAATCCACACTAGACGCAGATTCACTCACACTCAAATTTCATCAAGTCAAATTGATTGTGAATTCTTTCATATTCATAATCAGATCAGTCTAGTTTTAGCTTTAAACAATTTTGGGTAACAAAAGCTATAACTATACTAGACTATAGTCATCTGTAGATTATTTAGATTTGGAGCAAAGTGGTGGATCAACAATTGCTGCCAGACAGATATGTTTGCTATTCAGATACGTGACTTGTTTTGTGTATCGTTCTTTGCTGAtatcaaaagagaaaaaaaaaaaagtgaaatatgaGAAAATTATTGAGAGATTTGTTAGAATCAGAGCTTAACATGCTGGGTAGGGGATCCGGTTTGATATTTTGATTCAATGACCATTGATCCAATATATCGATGCAAAGGGAAAACATTGATAAATAACATCATCTTTAAGACACgcccttattttgaaattcttcttattaaaaagaatatgtttttttttcatttaaatgtctggaagagcccagaaataaaattgtcaaatcatattttaactgctttttgtgagttgatataaatgtaactgattgtgttaaatggacaTAAGATATCGTcccttattacacagctttgttgaatactcgattctgattggtcaatcacagcgttctacggtctgttatttctttatatcagaccgttgctatgtataacagacggtTGCTAGGGATGCacttctgatgtcagactctggcggtaccgtttctgtgtcaaattattgatttcttaagtaagtagccgtgtaataagcgggataatgtacggcatcgccctgttggggtttatttcacaacaatgaccggctcgttgtacattatccctcacatatcgatcgcaggcccctgaattgaattgaaatcgtatcgtggcagactttgtgataccACAAATATCGTATCATTGTCCAATGAATcgatataatatcgtatcgtgatgaaacttgtgatttacacccctaatatttcatattttacttattggaaaacatttttgaaatgctCAGTTCAGGAGTATGAAAGAAGCTTTTTTAAATTCAGACAGCTTAGTGCGAACATGTCCAAAGGCTCTGTGTCTGCGGTCGCTGTGTGCCGACTGTGAAGAGAATGAATAAAAAGGAGAAGCCTTGAGTGAATGTTTAAAACAGAGGTGTGTGTAGAGTAGCAggggtctgtctgtctgtctgtctgtcagtctgtcttgCACCATTGGGGGAGGGGATAAGGGATCAATAGGAGGTGACAGAGCATGTGGCATATGACTCTGACAACCTGCCCCCTCACTTTGACTGCCTTGCCACCCATACACCCaccccacccccacacacacacacacacacatatacatataaacacacccTCCAGAACGGTCCTGTCAACATCGGTCAAGGCTAGCCGAACAGAATTAGCTGACTCGGTTTTATGATAAAACATGTTGGGGACCTCTCAGAAAGCCGCGTGCCAAGTTTGGTCGTGCATGgggtgtggatgtgtgtgggtgggtgtgtgcgtGCGCTCCATTAGCCAGCTCTCCTCCTGGCCACCATATGCAGAGCTGGGAGCCCAGGCTGGCTCCATCTGTCGGGTTAATGCCCAGCCTCAGCCCCAAGCAGCTGGCCCCTACAAGCCTCATTATTCTGGCAGGAACCACACAGGagaacacacaacaacacacacacacacacacatatatatgcagcgagagacagacacacttgaTGGAGCCATGGTCTatcacacaatgacaaagtcgcCCGAGCTTGGGAAGGTGTTTCTGAAATTAATTTTGGCTGTCTGAACTGGTGTGAGATGAGCGTTGGCTACATGAACTCATTATTCTCAATGGTCAGGTGGGCAATTGGGCAAGTTTACCCATCAATAgccagcagaggagaggaggaggaggaggacggaggatgagagagagaggagtacgCTGAAGTGAAAAAGGCAAGATATGAAAGTTGccgaataaattaaaaaagatcaAAGGAGCAGTGAGCagagtgggggaaaaaatgaagAAGACAAGATGtcaggaggagggagggtggaTACGTTTACAGGTTGAGAGGTGACCACCCAAACACTTCTCTTTGTCTGGATAAATACGCATCTAATCTGCACTCAGGAACCACAGGGGGCTCCCCAAAGATTTAAAAGAGTGTACGTGTGAGTGTGGTGGCTTGGGAGGGAggatttttttccagattatttACCTATTAAGCTGCGAGCTTCCACTCGAAACTCAACAGGGAGGCGACTGTCAACAGAGATGCACCACACACAAAccatttaaaggaacattctTCGAGCCAAATTATACATCTGTGTCGAGCAGTTGTGGGTGTGCATGGCGCAGATTCCTAAAGGTTAGGGAGTGATTTATAGTTTGGTGTAGGATTCATACTAGATGGCGGCGTCATGCATTCATTATACACTGCAAGTAATCGTGTTTACTCGGGCTGCATTTGTGTTTCACACCAGGGCGTTCAGGCTTGACATAGGCACAAAGCACCAGGTAGCAGTGCATCGTATCTAATTATGGCTAAAATATATTCTCACTGCCAATAAAGCTCAAGAATGCTTCAATGCTTTTATATTTCacaacaacaattcttattgGAGCAGTTAAAAACACATTGGCACAAGGTCAGaattaaaactgaataattttaAGGGGAAAAAACTCAGACTTGAGGCCTTTTCCTGGCAAAGACAAGTGCAATGTGTTTTTTCACCTGTTTGATCGTACTATAGTCAGTTTAACCCAAGGTTAGCCGTTTTAACCGTAGCTTAACTGTTGCCAAGTAGCAGCTATAATAAGTATTATTGCTACGGATATGGGCATGATAATTCATCTTGTTCAATAATTTAGGATGGTGATAAAACTGTACTGTTATAGACTAATCTGCCGGCTGATTAATGTGTTGCGCTCGCTAGCGATGCCCTcattcaacacgttctcatcccaactcgtcacatactggtGCTTTGTGACGCCCCAtggcatcactttaggtttaggcaataaaaaccacttagttaggattaggaaaaaacatggttaggcttaaaactgctacatttgtaaagtgaaaatgacactgaacgttgtgaacacggacGCGAACAAACAGaagattgtaacgtgaaagtgaaacttaacacacaggacacaaacagcagtctcctggtttAAAAAccatgtgtttgttggacccatccacctcccctcctgcccgtcCGGTGTGtgtctttcgctctttaaactacgtcaccacactccctgCGCACTTTCTCAGAGCATTTACTATTGTTGCGGATGGGATCACATTGTAGTTCACTGAAAGCCTGGTGCGGTTCAtacaggcgctaaagggtgccttgtgcgttggtgtcagacgccgaggggcgtgacaaagcctgggtatttgacgccctgggaatgagaacgggctgcatCGTTACTGTGGTAGCGAAGCCGAACTGAACGCATTTTCACTGACAGTGACAACAAAGATGTTTGGGGTGATCACTGTCAGTAGTAATCCCTTCTGAAGGTAACCTGTGTGAATGTAGAAGTTGTCAGCTTGTTTACTACTGCCCTCAGGCCGGATACCGCCAGCCAATGAGAAAGAAGTATTTTCTGTGGCCATGGAATAAGCGTACGTCAGTCTATGACGAAGTTCTCGACGCGTCTATAAAGACAGCTACAGTGTAAGTGGTGGTGCAACTCTTTAACACAGGAATATAAATCAGGCTTCACTCCCCCACCAGCCTCTAACCGTGACCTCAGAAAGAAAAGAACATTCATCACAGTGCAGACAAAGACAAACCGACTTGGCTAACGACAGCAGATGGAAATGTTGAAAATTCTCACCTTGGACAGGCCTCCTACGTCCAGGTAGAAACAGATGATGAAGACGTTCCACGCCACCCACAGAGCAGCCCATACTGTATACTGGAgggcagagacacagacagattaGCTCCATGGAAACGAGATGAACTGACCAGAACAGGAGGTGCAAGCGACTGAATAACATGGCAGGTTGAATGAATGAGCTCCTAAACAAAGTCAAGTCAGTGGACAGtgtcctcccacacacacagacacagacaaacacattctcacatacacacaaataaattAGCTTTTTAAAGGTGCCAGTAAGTTCAGCAAGTTTATTTGAGCCCTGAGGGagcatcacatttttttaacagCTCAGGCTGAATGAAGTTCACGACTTTATAAAATTGTACAGTCAGACAGCCAACTGTTGACAGACACAGAGTGTTAttcactgacacacagagagacagtcatCGTTATGACGGTTAAATCCTCTGAGTCACGATGAagtgtgtgtttaaaatgtcAGGGGTGTCAGAGGAAGAGCGGAGGCCGAGAGCAGCACCTTCATAAAAACATACATGTCGAATCATGAAACCCCTTAGCTTGCTCTCTCCCATTTTCCACTTGACATGAGACAATAGCTCAGCTTTCCCCTCCTTCCTGTCCTTCCTGTCCTCCCTTCCTCCGTTTCTTCATCTTTTCCTGTGTTGCTCTCGCTTATCCTTCCTCATCTCCCCTGTCTCTCTTTATTTACTCTCATTTCGCCGTATCTCTTTCTCGCTCCCTCAATCTTTTCCTGTCATTAACATCACCATCTGTGCTTCCACTAATGCTGCTGAAAATAGGCTTTTAATGCCTGCGATGAATGTTatggtttaaaataaaaactgaagTGCATAAAAGCGGCACATTTACGGAGCTTCATAGTGACGTTTTTTAACAAAAGGAGTGCGACAACAGGCAGCACATGCTTTGCACCGTGTTTCAAAGAATGACCTTCTCTGTCCAGAAACTCAACGCTGAGTATAAATCTGATGAGCTCCTTAGTCCCCCCCAACACACCCACCCCCCCTTTAATTAGCCCTAATTACCACGGGATTAGAGTGATTTAAGGGTGTCGCACAATGCAAAAGGGAATGCAGCACACTTTGCAATTAAAGAGGAAAGGCAACATGTCCGATCAAATGCACAGTGATGCAAAGTGAAGTGACACTGCTTAGCAAAAACCTCCAGAAATAGGATTATGTGACAGACTGTACAGAGTGAACTACTACTCTTAAATCAGAGTGGGATGATTCACTTCTATCACAATACTTGCGTggcgattcaatatgtattgtgattcgataaaacaatttattgcgatttttacactagaccatgggaaaaagttgaatcatacacttctagggacttttaatttggtaaatatctaaattaatagagtaaaaatgtttgattttcagcatgtatgtagtcagagatgtcctgaagtcaaatatatcagacaTTAATTATTACAAAGACAttcccctcacaaattagtggcgtttcctttttaatttataagggacatataatgttttatacttctggtgaatataatccaatcaatcttatttccacatatgtattttgtatatacagttccctgtgataaaaccttattttgaaaaccggacgtagtcacacgtgtacacttcctctaacttcgccaagtctgtATATAGCTCTCCGTAGCTTGCCCGTTAGctttgttctctttatacatccatggtcgaGTCCATCGGGGCCATTtgactgtatttaacataaatgtcagtatatgggtgccctacagttgtagcgtcggccgattttaccacggagatgagtgacagctggcttgaccgcacgttaccgcaatatgataacgtttcctgtccatgacagagttggcatgcagctttagccatcaaGTCCAGCTCTGcatttcctggcaatgtgtgaaccccaaagtgtttccatactttactgtatgtgtagtgttcaccactttggatttaaaatgtgagggtgcaggtcggtTCCTTCTCCCTCTGCAGAGactcaaataaagcaaatatattgattccggcattaaaaaatctattttaaaatcgcaaaaagaaaaatcacGATACACAGGtgaatccatttttttcccccatcccTACTCTTCAGAGCTGTGTACTCACCGCCACAATGTAGCGCGGCCGGTACTGGATGGTGCCAAAGAGGCCGAGGATGACCATGATGATGTGGAAGAAGTTGGCGAGGATCGGGGCCCACTGGTAACCCAGGAAGTCAAAGACTTGTCTTTCTAAAGCCAACACctaaagggagagagaaaagaaaaaagttatcAGCTCGACATGTTCTGGGAGCAAAGTGCCTCTCCTGCTGCGACAGTGAACTCTTGAGGTTGCCAGACCATGACGCAGCCCTAGAAAATATGGCAacctagacacacacacactgccaacTTCGTCATGCACCGCTCATAGTTTATTGAGGGCAATAAACTATTTACCTCAGGGCAACTGAACCTACATTGAGCGAGCAGACATTAACAGCTTGAGCGTTCACCCTCCGACTGTGGGAGCGCCAGAGGTGAAGACTGGAAgttttgtaaaataaacaatGACAGATTTATCGATTCAACCCCCGCTGAGCTAAAGAGGCGCTCACTATTGCCAAAATTCCTGCCAACGGCCTCCAGGAATAAGAAATGCTCTGGGAACTTTCCGGGAGGCAAGGAGGGCCTtccttaataataataccaCTGCAGAGAGCTTAGGCGCTTATTGAAATATGTGCTCGCAAACGACATGTATGCATGCACATTCACATGGACAAATAACATGCATAAGCAAAGTTAAACCCTCGACAAATGAAAAGACAAATTCCACAGTTTTCTGCCCTTT includes these proteins:
- the nkain4 gene encoding sodium/potassium-transporting ATPase subunit beta-1-interacting protein 4 isoform X2 — protein: MGCCSGRCTLIFLCTLQLVLALERQVFDFLGYQWAPILANFFHIIMVILGLFGTIQYRPRYIVAYTVWAALWVAWNVFIICFYLDVGGLSKDSDLLTFNISAHHSWWSEHGPGCVRREMPQAPGVPTTESHSYITVMGCIMDYQYIEVVHSGTQILIALLGFVYACYVVSAITEEEDSCLRK
- the nkain4 gene encoding sodium/potassium-transporting ATPase subunit beta-1-interacting protein 4 isoform X1 yields the protein MGCCSGRCTLIFLCTLQLVLALERQVFDFLGYQWAPILANFFHIIMVILGLFGTIQYRPRYIVAYTVWAALWVAWNVFIICFYLDVGGLSKDSDLLTFNISAHHSWWSEHGPGCVRREMPQAPGVPTTESHSYITVMGCIMDYQYIEVVHSGTQILIALLGFVYACYVVSAITEEEDSFDFIGGFDPFPLYHVNEKPSHLLLKPMYLST